CGGGCATCTCCGACGAGATCATCACGACCGCTTTGCCTTGCGCGGACAGCTCGTTGATGATCGAGTAGATTTCGTATTTCGCGCCGACGTCGATGCCGCGCGTGGGCTCGTCGAGGATCAGCACCTCGGGCTCGGTGAAGAGCCACTTGGCCAGCACCACCTTCTGCTGGTTGCCGCCCGAGAGGTTGCCGACCTTCTGCATCACCGTGGGCGTGCGGGTCGCCAGCACCTTGCGGTAGCGCTCGGCCACCTCGGTCTCCTCGGCGTCGTTGAGCACGCCGTGGTCCGACACGCCCCTGAGGTTCGCCAACGTGGTGTTGAAGCGGATGCTCTCGTCGAGGATCAGCCCCAGCGACTTGCGGTCCTCGGTCACGTAGGCGAGCCCGTTGTCGATGGCGCGGTCGACGGTCGAGACGTCGATCGGCTTGCCGTGCAGCGTCACCTCGCCCGAGATGCCCCTGCCCCAGCTGCGCCCGAAAAGCGACATGGCCAGTTCGGTGCGGCCCGAGCCCATGACGCCCGCAATACCGACGACCTCGCCGGCGCGGACGTTGAAGGAGATGTTCTTGATGACCTGCCGCTCGGCGTGCTCGGGGTGCCAGACGTTCCAGTCCTTCACCTGCATGACCACGTCGCCGGCGCGGCGGGTGCGGTCGGGGTAGCGCTGCGACATGTCGCGGCCCACCATGTCGCGGACGATGCGGTCCTCCGAGAGCCCCTGCGAGGCGTCGAGCTCCGACACCGCCATGCCGTCGCGGATCACCGTCACGGTGTCGGCGACGTAGCGCACCTCGTTCAGCTTGTGGGAGATGATGATGCAGGTGACGCCCTGCGCCTTCAGCTCGAGCATGAGGTCGAGCAGCTTGCGGCTGTCGTTCTCCTGCAGCGCCGCCGTCGGCTCGTCGAGGATCAGCAGCTTCACGTCCTTGGACAGCGCCTTGGCGATCTCGACCAGTTGCTGCTTGCCGACGCCGATGCTGTCGACCAGCGTGCCCGGCGCGTCGCGCAGGCCGACCTTGGCGAGCAGTTCCTCGGTGCGGCGGAAGGTTTCCTGCCACTGGATCACGCCGCCGGTCTGCCGCTCGTTGCCGAGGAAGATGTTCTCGGCGATCGAGAGCTGCGGCACCAGCGCGAGTTCCTGGTGGATGATGACGATGCCCCTGTCCTCGCTGTCGCGCAGCGTGCGGAACTCGGCGAGCTGGCCGTCGTAGTGGATTTCCCCGTCGTAGCTGCCGACGGGATAGACCCCGGAGAGCACCTTCATCAGGGTCGATTTGCCGGCACCGTTCTCGCCGCAGATCGCGTGAATCTCGCCTTCGCGGACCTGGAGATTCACCTGGTCGAGCGCCTTCACCCCCGGGAATTCCTTGGTGATACCGCGCATCTCGAGCAGAAGAGTCATGACCCGTACCTGCCTTGTATGAAGTGAAGGTCGGGGGAGGCCCGAAGGCCTCCCCCTGTTCGGCGCCCCGGGAGCAAATGGGGCGCGCGGGAGGAACGCTTACTTGATCTGGTCTTCGGTGTAGTAACCGGAGCCGATCAGCACCTCTTCCCAGTTCGAGGCGTCGACGGGGACGGGCTCGAGCAGGTAGGACGGAACGACCTTCACGCCGTTGTCGTAGGTGGTGGTGTCGTTGATCTCGGGCTCGGAGCCTTCCATCAGCGCGTTGACCATGCCCACGGTGACGCGGGCGAGTTCACGGGTGTCCTTGAAGATGGTCGAGTACTGCTCGCCGGCGAGGATCGACTTCACCGACTGAACTTCCGCGTCCTGGCCGGTGACGATCGGCATCTTCAGGTCGCCCGAGCCGTAGCCGACGCCCTTGAGCGAGGACAGGATGCCGATGGACAGACCATCGTAGGGCGCGAGAACGCCGTGCACGTCCTTGTCGGTGTAGTTGGCCGACAGGATGTTATCCATGCGCGCCTGCGCCACCGCGCCGTCCCAGCGCAGCGTGCCGACCTTGTCCATGCCCATCTGGCCGGACTGGACGACGATGTCGCCCGAGTCGATCAGCGGCTGCAGCACCGACATGCCGCCGTTGTAGAAGAAGTAGGCGTTGTTGTCGTCCGGCGAGCCGCCGAAGAGTTCGACGTTCCACGGCTTGCTGTCCGGGAAGCGCTCCTTCAGGCCCTCGACCAGCGAGGTCGCCTGCTGCACGCCGACCTTGAAGTTGTCGAAGGTGGCATAGTAGTCGACGTCGCCGCTGTCGCGGATCAGGCGGTCATAGGCCACGATGCGCACGCCCGAGGCGGCCGCGTTCGCGAGCGCGTTCGACAGGGTGGTGCCGTCGATGGCGGCGATCACCAGCACGTCGACGCCCTTGGTGACCATGTTCTCGATCTGCGCGAGCTGGTTGGGGATGTCGTCTTCGGCGTATTGCAGATCGGTGCCGTAGCCGGCTTCCTCGAGCTGCTTGACCATGTTGTTGCCGTCGTCGATCCAGCGCGCCGAGCTCTTGGTCGGCATGGCGATGCCCACGGTGCCCTTGTCCTGCGCGAAGGCCGCGCTCGAGAGCGCAATGAGGCTCACCGCGAGCGCACCCGCGAGTTTATTCAGTTTCATCGGTATCCTCCCGTTGAGGGGGCGTCTCCCGCACCCCGCTGTTCCCCTGTGGGGACGCCAAAAGTCCTACTTAATCGTGACATACCGAACAAATACCATTATTGGTTATCTGCATAACGCGACTGGTATGTGTGATGTCCGATCTCCTGCAGAACCTGCGCCCCGCGCAAATCCGCCTCATCGCCGCCATCGCCGAGCACGGGCAGTTGCAGGTCGCCGCCGCCTCCTGCCGGATGACCCAGCCCGGCGCGTCGCGGATGCTGGCCGAGCTCGAGCGCAGCATCGGCGCGCGGCTGTTCCAGCGCACCCCCAAGGGGATGGAGCCGACGCCCACCGGCGCGCTGCTGGCCCAGCACGCGCGGCGGATCGAGCATGACCTGCGCCGCATGGCCGAGGATTTCGCCGACCTGCACTCGGGGCTTGGCGGCACGGTGCGCGTCGGTGCGGTCACCGGCCCGGCGCTCGGCCAGCTGGTGCCTCAGGTGCAGCGGCTGAAGGCACGGGCCAGGTCGATGGACATCTCGATCGAGGTCGCCCCCTCGGTCGCGCTGGTGCAGGCGCTGGAGCGGGGCGAGCTCGATTTCGCCCTCGCCCGCCTGCCGCCGCAGTTCGACGAGCGCGACTTCATCCTCGAGCCCGCGCGCGACGAGATCGTGCAGCTGCTGGTGCGCGAGGGGCACCCGATGCTGGGGCAGAGCCCGGTCGCCATTGCCGACCTGCATGGCACGCGCTGGATCCTGCAGCAGCGCGGCGCGCCGATCCGCGCGGCGATCGAGACGGCCTTCCACGACGAGGGCATGAGCCCGCCCCCCGACGTCATCACCACCTCCTCGCTGCTGGCGATCATCGCGCTCTTGAAGGATTCCGACGCCGTCGCACCGATGTCGCAGGAGGTGATCGACCTCATGCTCGAGCCGCCGGTCTCGGCGGACCTGCGGCGGCTGCAGCTGAACCGGCTGGTGACCGTCGAGCCCTACCTGATCATCCAGGCGCGTGGGCGGCACATCTCGAAGGCGGCCGAGCGGCTGCTGGCCATGGTGCAGGAGAGCATCCGCAGTTTCTGAGTGATTTCCCGAATCCGGGAATTTATCTCGGCGCGGTTATCCCGCCCGGCGCACGCCCCCGGCCGGGGCGTCCATGACCACCTTTTCCATGCAGGCGCGGGCGCGCTCGGGCATCCCGGCGCGGATCGCGTCGACGATGGCCCGGTGCTTCTCGACGCTGCGGGCGAGGTCTCCCGGCTCGCGCGCCTCCTCGGCCTCGGCGATGAGCTGCGAGTAGAGCGCCGCCTGCACCAGATCGCCCAGCGACTGCAGGAAGCGGTTGTCGGAAAGGTGCAGGATCAGCTTGTGGAACTCGAGGTCGGCCATGGCAAAGGCGGTGCGGCTGCCGGCCTGCGCCAGCGCCTCGCAGCTCGCCTCGAGCCGCGCGTGTTCCTCGGGCCCCGCCCGCTCGGCCACCAGCGCCGCCGCCGAGGGTTCGATGATCAGCCGGATCTCGTTGAGGTCGGCGACGAAACGGCCCGGGGTCTTCTGCTCGGAATGCCAGCGCAGCACGTCCGGGTCGAACATGTTCCACTCGGACGAGGGCTGCACCCGCGTGCCGACCTTGGCCTTGGAGGCGAGCATGCCTTTGGCGATCAGCGTCTTCTTCGCCTCGCGGATCACCGTGCGGGAAACGCCGAACATCTCCTCGAGGTCGGGGTCGAGCGGGATCATCGCGCGCTCGGGATATTCTCCGGCGACGATGGCCAGCCCCAGCTGGTCCACCACGTGGGTGGTGTGGCTCTGGGCGCGGTCGGTGAAACCGCCGCCCGCCGTCAATGTCATGATCGCGCGTCTGATGCGGTCAGAAGCCTTATGCGCGCCGTCGTTGCCCAACCCAAACCCTTTTGCAGCATGATGAAGGCGAAGAGCAGGCCCCCGATCACGATCTTCGTCCACCAGCTCGAAAGCGTGCCGTCGAAGACGATGTATGTCTGTATCAGCCCCATGATCAGAATGCCAAAGAAAGTGCCCGCGACAAATCCGCTGCCACCGCTGAGGAGCGTCCCGCCGATGACCACCGCGGCGATGGCGTCGAGCTCGACCCCGACCGTCGCCAGCGAGTAGCCCGCCGAGGTGTAGAGCGTGTAGACGATCCCCGCGAGCCCGGCCAGACCACCCGACACCGCGTAGATGCCGATCGTGGTGCGCGCCCGCGGCACGCCCATCAGCTGCGCCGTCTGCGCCGAGCCGCCGATCGCATAGACGTTCTGGCCGAAGCGCGTGCGGTGCAGGGCGATCATGGCGGCGAGGTAGGTCAGCAGCATGAGCCCGCCGGTGATGCGGAACCGTCCGCCGCCCGGGGCCTTCCAGTAGAGCGACTGCAGCCAGTCGTAGAACTCGTGGGTGATCGGCACGGAGTCGGTCGACAGCACGTAGGCAAGCCCGCGCATCAGGAACATGCCCGCGAGCGTGACGATGAAGGGCGGCATCTCGAGGTAATGGATGATCCCGCCCATCGCCGCGCCGAAGCCCGTGGTGATCACCAGCACCAGCGCGAAGGCGACCAGCGGGTGAATGGACGTGTCGCGCAGGATCACCGCCAGGAACACCCCGGTGAAGGCGATCACCGAGCCGACCGAGAGGTCGATGCCGCCCGACAGGATCACGAAGGTCATGCCGACCGCGGTGATGCCCAGGAAGGCGTTGTCGGTCAGCAGGTTCGCCACCACCCGCGTCGAGGCCATGGCCGGGAACTGCGCCGCGCAGAGCACGAAGGCCAGCACGAAGGTGGCAAGGGTGATGTAGAGCGGAAGCTTGGTGGACTGGCTCATGACTGGCCCTCCTCAGGACGGGTCCGCGGCGTGGTCCGGGCCGGGCGCTCGCGCAGGACGGGGCCCGTCGAGGCGCGCAGCAGGTAGAGGCTGTGGCGCACGCGCGGGCTCTGGATGACGAGGATGGCGATGATGATCAGCGCCTTGATGACGAGGTTGAATTCGACCGGCATGCCCGAGAGCAGGATCAGCGCGTTCACACTCTGGATGATCAGCGCGCCGAGCAGCGAGGCGGTGATCGAGAACCGCCCGCCGAGCAGCGAGTTGCCCCCGATGACCACGGCGAGGATGGCGTCGAGCTCCATCCAGAGCCCGGCGTTGTTGGCATCCGCGCCCTTGATGTCGGCGGCGACGATGACCCCGGCCAGCGCCGCGCAGAGCCCCGAGACGAGGTAGACCGCCAGCAGCAGCACCCGCGAGTTGATCCCGGCGAGGCGCGAGGAGGTCTCGTTGATCCCCACCGCCTCGATCAGCAGGCCAAGCGCGGTGCGGCGGATGACGAAGCCGGTGAGGCAGGCCACGGCGATCCAGATCCAGATCGGCGTCGGCACGGCGGCGATGGTGCCCGCGCCGAGCCGGATGAGACCGGGGTCGTTGAAGGTGAGGATCGCGCCCTCGGTCAGCAGCTGCGCGATGCCGCGCCCGGCCACCATCAGCACCAGCGTGGCGACGATGGGCTGGATGCGGAAGACCGCGACCAGAAGCCCGTTCCAGAGCCCACAGGCCGCCCCGGCGCAGAGCGCCATGAGCACCGCCAGCGTCCAGTGCGCGCCACCGACCACGGCGCTTGCCGCGACCGCCCCGGCGATCGCCATGACCGCGCCGACCGAAAGGTCGATGCCGCGCGTGGCGATGACCAGCGTCATGCCGGTGGCCAGCAGCGCCGTCGGCGCGCCGCGATTCAACACGTCGATGAGGTTGCCGAAGAGCCGCCCGTGCTGGAACTCGACATGGAAGAAGCCCGGGAAGACGAGGAAGTTCGCCGCCAGCACCAGCGCGAGGATGACGATCTGCGGCATCACCCGTTTCAGCGTGGATTTCATCATGCCGCGTCCTCCGCCGCGATGGCCTCGACGATGGCCTTGGTCGAGATCTCATGGCCGGTCAGCTCGCCCACCTGTCGGCGGTCGCGCAGCACGACGATGCGACTGGAATAGGCCACCAGTTCCTCCATTTCCGACGAGGCGACGATCAGCGCCATGCCCTTGCGGCGCAGCTCCTCGATCAGCGCGATGATCTCGGCATGGGCGCCGACGTCGATGCCGCGCGTCGGCTCGTCGAGGATCAAGAGCTCGGGCTCGGTCGCCAGCCAGCGCGCCAGCAGCGCCTTCTGCTGGTTGCCGCCCGAGAGCAGCCGGATCGGCATGTCGAGCGAGGCGAGGCGGATGTCGAGCGCCTTGACATAGTGCTGGGCGATCTCCTCGGCCCGCGCGCGCGGGATCGGCCGGTGCCAGCCCTGCCGCGCCTGCAGCGACAGGATGATGTTCTCGCGGACCGACAGATCGCCGACGATGCCGTCGGTCTTGCGGTCCTCGGGGCAGAGCGCGAAGCGGTTGCGGATCGCCTCGCGCGGGCTCGTGATGCGCAGCGGCTTGCCGCGCAGCGCCGCCGTGCCCTGATCGGCGGCAACGACGCCGAAGACCACGCCCAGCGTCTCGCTGCGGCCCGAGCCGAGCAGCCCGGCAAGGCCGACGACCTCGCCCTCGCGGATGTCCATGTCGAAGGGCTCGATGCTGCCGCGCTTGCCGTATCCCTTCAGCGAGAGCAGCAACTCGCCCGGTTCGGACTGCGCGCGGTGATGCGTCGCGGCCTCGAGCGCGCGGCCCAGCATCAGCGTCACGATCTCGGTCTGCGTCGCGTCGGCCAGCCGCCGCGTGCCCACCACCCGGCCGTTGCGCAGGATCGTGGCGCGGTCCGAGATGGCAAAGACCTGGTCGAGGAAATGGGTGATGAAGACGATGGCGAGCCCCCTGCCCTTCAGCCGCTCGATCACCGAGAAGAGCAGCTGCACCTCGTCGTGGTCGAGGCTGGCGGTGGGCTCGTCGAGGATCAGCACCTTGCCGGAAAGCTCGACGGCACGGGCGATGGCGACGATCTGCTGGATGGCGATCGAATAGCTCGACAGCAGCCGGGCCGGGTCGATCTCGAGCCCGTAGTCGCGCAGGATGCGGCGCGAGTCGGCCTTCATCCGGCGGTGATCCACCATGCCCCAGCGCATCGGCTGGCGCCCCAGAAAGAGGTTCTCGGCCACCGTGAGGTTGGGCAGGAGGTTCACCTCCTGGTAGACGGTGCCGATGCCGAGCGCCTGGCTGCCCAGGGGATCGCGCGGGTCTATCTCGGCTCCGCCAAGGGTGATGGTGCCGCCGTCGCGGCTGTAGGCGCCGGTCAGGCACTTGATCAGCGTGGATTTCCCTGCGCCGTTCTCGCCCAGGAGCGCGTGCACCTCGCCGGGATAGAGCGCCAGCTCGACGTCATCGAGCGCGATGGCGCCCGGAAAGAATTTGCTGATGCCGCGCGCGTGCAGCACCGGTTCTGGCTGAGCCATCCCGAAGTCCCCTCCCCTGGACAGGGTTCTGCGCCTCCCGGAAGCTCCGGAAGGCGCCCGTGGCGGAAGCGGTGCCCCCGCCGCGCAGCGTCAGTATCCGAGATCCTTCTTGCTCTCGTAAATGGCCGCGTTGTCGTCGGCGCTGGTGTAGAGCTTGGATTCGGTCTGGATCCACTTGGCCGGCATGGTGCCGTCCTTCCAGTAGGCTTCGAGCACGTCAAAGGCCGGGCCCGCCATGTTCGGCGTCAGCTCGACCGTCGCGTTGGCCTCGCCGGCCTTCATCGCGAGGTGGATGTCGGGCACCGAGTCGATCGACACGATCTTGATGTCCTCGCCCGGCTTCAGGCCGGCTTCCTTGATCGCCTGGATCGCGCCCACGGCCATGTCGTCGTTATGCGCGTAGAGCGCGCAGATATTGGCGCCGCCCTCGGACTTGAGGAAGCTCTCCATCACCACCTTGCCCTGCGCGCGGGTGAAGTCGCCGGTCTGGCTGCGGGTGATCTTGATGTTCGGCGCGTCCGCGATGGCTTCCTCGAAGCCCTTCTTGCGGGCGATCGCCGGGGACGAGCCCGTGGTGCCCTGCAGCTCGACCACCGGGCAGTCCTTGCCCGCAACCGCTTCCTTCAGCCAGTTGCCGGCCACCATGCCCTCGTGCACCTGGTCGGAGGTGACGGCGGTCATGTAGAGATCTTCCGGCGCGTCGATGTTGCGGTCGAGCAGGATCACCGGGATGTTGGCGTCCTTGGCCTCTTCCAGCACCTCGTCCCAGCCGGTGGCGACCACGGGCGCGAGCAGGATCGCGTCGACGCCCTGCGCGATGAAGCCACGGATCGCCTTGATCTGGTTCTCCTGCTTCTGTTGCGCGTCGGCGAATTTCAGGTTGATGCCGCGGGCCTCGGCCTGTTGCTTGGTGACCGTGGTCTCGGCGGCACGCCAGCCGGATTCCGAGCCGATCTGGCTGAAACCGACGGTCTCGCCCCCGGCCAGCGCCATGGCGGGCACAAGGATAGCGGCGCTTGCGAGCAAGCTTTTAAGAATGTTCATGATGTCCTCCCTCGGACCTCTCCTCAGGTCCGTAGATCATTAAGTATTACTTTATTACTATTGTAAAGCGTCCTGTGAGGCGCTTCGCCGGCTCCGATGAAAATAAGTGAAATCATGGTCTTGCGGCGCATGTCCCCACGGAGACGCGCGGGCGCGCCCGACTCAGATCCGGCGGCGGTGCGGGTCATCCGCGCGAGAAGAGCCGGGCGTCCCAGGCGATGGGCGTCTCCAGCCCCGGACGGATCCGCGCGAAGTCCGGGTGCGCCGCATTGAAGAGGAAGTTGCGCTCCACCGGCGCGACGGCGCTCGGCACGACAAGCACGGCAGAGCGCCGCTCTTCCACCCATGCGTGGCCGAAGGCGGCGGCCCCCGGATCGCCGGACTGCTGCCAGCCCGGCGCGAGGTGGTCGGCAAAGACCTCGTAGCTTACGCCCGCGGGAATGGTGATCTCGAGCGCGTGCTGGCCCTCGGGCAGGATCCCGGCGAAATGCACCAGCTTCTCGAGCATGGCGGTCGAGAAATGCTCGGAGGCGTAGATCACCGGATCCCCGGCCATGTGCCAGCGCCCGCCGTAGCGCAGCGCGCCGCCCTCGGACCAGATCGGATACCGCCCCTCGGGATCGCCGATGCGCCAGGCGCGGCGCTCGGCGTCGAAGCGGCGGTGGGTCATCAGGCGGCGAAGCCCGACTCGGCCCGGTGCAGAAGGTCGATCACCGCGTCCGCCCCGGCCGAGCTGGAGGTGGCGAGATCAAGCGCCGCGCGGCCCCCGAGCATCGGGTGCGGGGCCTCGAGAAAGGCCATGCAGCGCTCGTGATCGCCGCGGTAGAGGCGCAGCGCGAGCTCGTAGACGCGGGCGAATTCGTAAAGCTTTTCACTGGTTTCCCGGCTGAGCGGCTTGCCCTGCCGGCGCACGCGCCGATAGGTCGCCTCGGGCAGGATGCGGAAGAACCGCGCCGCGCCGAGCCGGTCATGCACCCGCGTGGCGCTGTCCGCCGGAAGCCCGTGCGCCACCTGCTCGGCGATGCCGAGCCGGTCGATGGCCCCGCCGGCAAGGCCGAGAAGATCGGCGATGCGCAGGGCCTCGGTGGGCCGTTTCTGCAGCGTCTGCATGGAATCTGCCTCCGGCGCTTGGGTGTCAGGTGATATGTATATGGCGCTCAGCTGATCGCGGTCAAGGTCGGCCTGCCCCGTATCCCCCGCCGGTCCCGGGCCGGGAAGAACGGCTCAGCCGGTGATCTCGATGCGGCGCAACCCTTGGAATTCCTGCGCGGCCATGCCCTGGAGCGGCCGCAGATGGTGGGTCAGCACGTATTGCGCGGCAAAGGCGGAGGGCGCCTTCAGCATCAGCAGCCCCTGCTCGAAACTGTCGAAGGCCAGCCCCGAGAACCAGCTGCGATGCAGGCCGGGCTCGGTCTGCGCGAGCCGTGCAAGCGTGCGCGGCCAGGGTCCGGCCTCGCTGGCCTGCGGCTGCGGCGCGGGCGCTTCCGCCGCGCGGGCCCCGAAATCGACGCGGACGACCTTTTCCTCGGCCGGCGTGCTCTCGGGGGTCTGCACCTCCATGCGGGCCGAGAAATCCGGGCCGACGTTTTCCCAATGCGGCGCGCTCAGCCGGTAGACCTCGGCGTAGTTGAGCCGGTAGGCAGCCACCCTGCCCCGCACACCGGGCCGCAATTGCAGCAGGATCTCGGCCTTGGTCAGCCGCTTGATCTCGCGTTTCACCGTGCGTTCGTCGACCGACCAGAGCCGCGCCATCTCGCGCTGGCCGACCGTCAGCTCGTCTGTGCGCCAGTTGTAACGCGCCGTCACCAGGGCCACGAGCCGCAGCATCGAAGTCTGGACTCCGGGCGATCCATTCAGCCCGGCAAGGGCCAGGGCCGTCAACAGGTCGTATTTCTGGGAGCCTGCCTGAGGTCCCGTAAATCGTTTGAAGTCCATGATCGTCTGCTCTGCCGCTCGGTCAGGGACGGCTGCATTGGCCGATTCCCCGTTGGCTTCCACACTGCTCGATTTTCCCGTCATTTGTCAATGTGGGCAGAAAGACGGGACGGGAACCCTAATCCAAATTCATTTGGAAAAAATCGGTTCATTGGTAATGGGTGACAGCATTGATGACACCATTTTAGGGGGTGTTTGTCACCTTATCCACCGTTTTGGCCCCAGGGCTGTCACGAAATCCGTGTCGGACCCGCCGCAGAAATCCCGTAATCCTGAAAAACTTCGCGAAAAAACGAGAAACTCGAACTTGGGGTTTTGCCCTTTCCGCAATTCGCGTTATTGAATGGCCAGTGAGAGAAAACACGAGCAGGCCCATGAGAGACCATTCCGACCTTCAATCCATGAACGAGCGCAGCCTCGCACAGCAGGCTGCGGTGCGCCGCGCGACCTTCTCCCCGGCAGAGGAAAAGATCCTGCGGCCCTTCTCCATCTGGGAGATCAGCCACTTCATGTTCGACGTGCCGGCGGACACGCTGCGCAAGAAACTGGCCGACGATCCCTCGCTGCCGCAGGGCTCGGTCGAGGAGGACGGGCGCCAGCGCTGGTTCTCGCTGCAGGAGATCAACGAGCTGCGCCGGCGCCTGCGCTTCCGCGGCAAGCCGCTCCTGCCCCACCGGCCGGCCGGCCGCGCGATGCGCGTGGCGGTGTCCAACTTCAAGGGCGGCGTCGGCAAGACCGTCGTGGCCCAGCACCTCGCCAATGCCGCGGCGCTCGACGGCTATCGCGTTCTCGTGATCGACTTCGACCCCCAGGCCACGATGACCCACTCGATGGGCCTCGTCGAGGTGAAGGAGTGGAACACGGTCTGGGGCATCATGTGCCGCGACCTTTGCCGCGAGGCCGACCGCATCGCCGCCGCCTATGACGACCCGGCGGACTGCCCCTACCCCACCGCCGACGAGCTGCCCGAGGACGTGCAGTCGATCGGCGCGCAGCGCATCCAGGACTTCATCCAGAAGACCGCCTGGCCGACCATCGACATCATCCCCTCCTGTGCCAACGCCGCCTTCGTCGAGTTCGCCTCGGCCCAGTACCGCGCCATGCACAAGGCCTGGAGCTTCTTCGGCTGCGTGTCGCGCTACCTCGACGAGCTGCCGCAGGACCAGTACGACCTGATCATCTTCGACTGCCCGCCGGCGATCGGCTACCAGTCGCTGAACGCGGCCTTCGCGGCGGACATCCTCTATATCCCCTCGGGCCCGGGCTACTGGGAATACGACTCGACCACGAGCTTCCTCGGTCAGCTCGGCGACGCGCTCGAGGACATCTCGGACGGTTTCGCCAAGGTCGCCGAGGACGCCGGCATCCGCCTGCCCAAGCGCTTCGACGACGTGCGGCTCCTGATGACCCGCTTCGAGCAGTCGAACCCGCTGCACGTCGCGATGATGGACGCCTTCCGCAATGTCTTCGGCGCGGACGTCTGCCGGCACGCCATCGAGATGACCCGCGCGGTCGAGCAGTCGGGCCGCTTCCAGCAGTCGGTCTATGAACAGGACTACCGCCAGATGACCCGCGAGACCTGGAAGCGGGCGCGCCAGAGCTTCGACGCCGCCTATGACGAGTTCAAGGAGGTGGTGCTGCGCGCCTGGGAAGCCAAGAACGCGAAGGAGGAGGTTGAGGCATGAGCAGCAAGAACAAGTTCGGCTTCGGCCCGATCGAGACCGCCGAGGTCAAGCCGCGCCGCCGCGACGTGGGTCCGATGGGCGCCGCTGTGCGCGAGGCGGCGAGCAGCCTGACCGAGAGTACCGAGAACCTCGTCGAGCAGCGCCGCCAGAACGCCACCGATGCCAAGGCCTATCGCGAGGCCCGGGAAGAAGGCCGCGTGCTCGTCGCGATCCCGCTCGAGGACATCCGCACCGACGACCTGCCGCGCGACCGTCTCGACCTCAGCGCCGTGGCGACCTCGGACGAGATGGAGGAACTCAAGGCCTCGATCCGCGAGCGTGGGCAGAAGGAGCCGATCGAGGTCTATCGGACCGAGGGCGGCTACCAGCTGAAGAAGGGCTGGCGCCGCGTGACCGCGCTGCAGCAGCTGCTGACGGAAACGGGTGACGTGCGCTTTGGCAAGGCAATCGCGCGGGTTGCCGAGGAAGCGGGCACGCGGATCGACCTCTATATCGACATGGTCGAGGAGAACGTGATCCGCGAGGACCTGAGCTTTGCCGAGATGGCGCAGGTCGCGATCACCGCCGCGCAGGACACCGGGCTTGACGGGATGGGCGCGGAGGAACTCGTCGGCCGCATCTATGCCTCGCTGCACAAGATGAAACGCTCCTATATCCGCAGTTTCGTCTACCTTCTCGAACAACTCGAGGAGGCGCTGCCGTATCCAAAGGCGGTATCGCGCAATCTCGGTGTCGACGTGGCGCGCAAGCTCCAGGCCGCGCCGGAGCGGGCAGGGGCGCTGCGTTCGGTGCTTTCGACGGTGAATTCGGCCGAGGAACAGTCCGAGATCCTGAAAAAGTTCGTCCAGGCGGCGGACCGTGCCGAGAGCAAGGCGCAGGACACGCCGCGCCAGCGCAGCGTGAAATACGAATTCCATGTCGGCCTGTCCAAGGTCACCGCGCGCAAGGGCGAGTGCCGGATCCTCTCGGAGATCGATTTCTCCTCGGTGGACCGCAAGCGCCTGCAGCGCGCGGTGGAGGCGTTCGAGGCCGCTCTGCGCGACGGGTAACCCGCGGGTTACGGGACGGGTGACGGTAACCCGGCCAGAAAACAAAGGGCGCAAGGCCGGTAACCCATGGGTTACCGGCCTTTTGCTTAGGGGAGGACTGGTGTGCCTGATGGCCCGATGCTCGCGGGTCGTGAGGAGGCGGTCTGCGTTAACGGTGGGGAAGGGGAGCGCGGTTCGGCGGCGCGAATGAAGACTCGGCCATCAGGTCAAATAAGACGCCTGCGGAACGCTCTCT
The window above is part of the Salipiger sp. H15 genome. Proteins encoded here:
- the mmsA gene encoding multiple monosaccharide ABC transporter ATP-binding protein, whose amino-acid sequence is MTLLLEMRGITKEFPGVKALDQVNLQVREGEIHAICGENGAGKSTLMKVLSGVYPVGSYDGEIHYDGQLAEFRTLRDSEDRGIVIIHQELALVPQLSIAENIFLGNERQTGGVIQWQETFRRTEELLAKVGLRDAPGTLVDSIGVGKQQLVEIAKALSKDVKLLILDEPTAALQENDSRKLLDLMLELKAQGVTCIIISHKLNEVRYVADTVTVIRDGMAVSELDASQGLSEDRIVRDMVGRDMSQRYPDRTRRAGDVVMQVKDWNVWHPEHAERQVIKNISFNVRAGEVVGIAGVMGSGRTELAMSLFGRSWGRGISGEVTLHGKPIDVSTVDRAIDNGLAYVTEDRKSLGLILDESIRFNTTLANLRGVSDHGVLNDAEETEVAERYRKVLATRTPTVMQKVGNLSGGNQQKVVLAKWLFTEPEVLILDEPTRGIDVGAKYEIYSIINELSAQGKAVVMISSEMPELLGMCDRIYVMNEGAFVGELSAEEASQERIMSLIVSE
- the chvE gene encoding multiple monosaccharide ABC transporter substrate-binding protein; translation: MKLNKLAGALAVSLIALSSAAFAQDKGTVGIAMPTKSSARWIDDGNNMVKQLEEAGYGTDLQYAEDDIPNQLAQIENMVTKGVDVLVIAAIDGTTLSNALANAAASGVRIVAYDRLIRDSGDVDYYATFDNFKVGVQQATSLVEGLKERFPDSKPWNVELFGGSPDDNNAYFFYNGGMSVLQPLIDSGDIVVQSGQMGMDKVGTLRWDGAVAQARMDNILSANYTDKDVHGVLAPYDGLSIGILSSLKGVGYGSGDLKMPIVTGQDAEVQSVKSILAGEQYSTIFKDTRELARVTVGMVNALMEGSEPEINDTTTYDNGVKVVPSYLLEPVPVDASNWEEVLIGSGYYTEDQIK
- a CDS encoding LysR family transcriptional regulator, with protein sequence MSDLLQNLRPAQIRLIAAIAEHGQLQVAAASCRMTQPGASRMLAELERSIGARLFQRTPKGMEPTPTGALLAQHARRIEHDLRRMAEDFADLHSGLGGTVRVGAVTGPALGQLVPQVQRLKARARSMDISIEVAPSVALVQALERGELDFALARLPPQFDERDFILEPARDEIVQLLVREGHPMLGQSPVAIADLHGTRWILQQRGAPIRAAIETAFHDEGMSPPPDVITTSSLLAIIALLKDSDAVAPMSQEVIDLMLEPPVSADLRRLQLNRLVTVEPYLIIQARGRHISKAAERLLAMVQESIRSF
- a CDS encoding FadR/GntR family transcriptional regulator, whose product is MTLTAGGGFTDRAQSHTTHVVDQLGLAIVAGEYPERAMIPLDPDLEEMFGVSRTVIREAKKTLIAKGMLASKAKVGTRVQPSSEWNMFDPDVLRWHSEQKTPGRFVADLNEIRLIIEPSAAALVAERAGPEEHARLEASCEALAQAGSRTAFAMADLEFHKLILHLSDNRFLQSLGDLVQAALYSQLIAEAEEAREPGDLARSVEKHRAIVDAIRAGMPERARACMEKVVMDAPAGGVRRAG
- the yjfF gene encoding galactofuranose ABC transporter, permease protein YjfF, whose product is MSQSTKLPLYITLATFVLAFVLCAAQFPAMASTRVVANLLTDNAFLGITAVGMTFVILSGGIDLSVGSVIAFTGVFLAVILRDTSIHPLVAFALVLVITTGFGAAMGGIIHYLEMPPFIVTLAGMFLMRGLAYVLSTDSVPITHEFYDWLQSLYWKAPGGGRFRITGGLMLLTYLAAMIALHRTRFGQNVYAIGGSAQTAQLMGVPRARTTIGIYAVSGGLAGLAGIVYTLYTSAGYSLATVGVELDAIAAVVIGGTLLSGGSGFVAGTFFGILIMGLIQTYIVFDGTLSSWWTKIVIGGLLFAFIMLQKGLGWATTARIRLLTASDARS